A single genomic interval of Shewanella psychropiezotolerans harbors:
- a CDS encoding cbb3-type cytochrome c oxidase subunit I, whose translation MCIGLLAALQLYLPQLNFANEYINFGKIRPLHTNGVIYGLVCNFIIGMSLYIVAKTSLVNLISKGLSWFLFWGWQITLIIGLISIALGYTSTKEYAEFTWPVDIAIVVLWLTFGYIFFGTLAKRKTNHIFVSNWFSGGVIVVIALIYLVNNLSIPVYAFKGYSIFSGASDALVQWWWGHNAVGFLLTAGFVGTNYYFIPKLVNRPIYSYRLSLITFWGLIGFYTWAGTHHLIGTSVPTWIQNIGIVMSLLLWIPSWAGAFNAWMTCTSNKEEMKKNPIVWFFLSSIAYYALATFEGPLMAIRSFNTIAHNTSWVIGHVHSGALGWVAMTCIATFYYFIPQLYKKELYSFGLVKVHFVLAHLGITFYVVALWIGGIGQGIKSLSLTDSGSLTYTFVDILRFIEPYMLGRAIGGALFISGMLVMIYNLIMTINNPQKAMIKGGC comes from the coding sequence ATGTGTATAGGTTTATTGGCGGCTCTACAGTTATACCTGCCCCAATTAAACTTTGCCAATGAGTATATTAATTTTGGAAAAATAAGACCGCTGCATACGAACGGGGTCATTTATGGATTGGTTTGTAACTTTATTATAGGTATGTCGCTATATATTGTGGCTAAAACTTCATTAGTTAATCTAATATCCAAAGGTTTATCTTGGTTTTTGTTCTGGGGTTGGCAGATAACATTGATAATAGGCCTTATATCAATCGCTTTAGGTTATACATCAACCAAAGAATATGCTGAATTTACATGGCCGGTTGATATCGCTATTGTTGTCCTCTGGCTAACGTTTGGATATATATTTTTTGGAACACTAGCTAAAAGGAAAACAAATCATATATTTGTTTCAAACTGGTTTAGTGGTGGTGTTATTGTTGTTATAGCATTAATTTACTTGGTAAATAATTTATCCATCCCAGTATATGCATTTAAAGGTTACTCGATATTTTCTGGTGCTAGTGATGCGCTTGTACAATGGTGGTGGGGTCATAATGCGGTTGGCTTCTTATTGACAGCTGGCTTTGTTGGTACCAACTATTATTTTATTCCCAAGTTAGTTAACAGACCTATTTATTCATATCGACTTTCATTAATTACTTTTTGGGGATTAATTGGTTTTTATACTTGGGCTGGTACACACCACTTAATTGGTACATCAGTTCCAACTTGGATTCAAAATATTGGCATAGTGATGTCTCTTCTGTTGTGGATCCCTTCATGGGCTGGCGCATTTAATGCTTGGATGACCTGTACTTCCAATAAAGAGGAGATGAAAAAAAATCCCATTGTATGGTTTTTCTTATCGTCAATCGCCTATTATGCATTAGCAACATTTGAAGGCCCTCTTATGGCTATCAGATCGTTTAATACGATAGCGCACAATACAAGTTGGGTTATAGGACACGTTCACTCTGGCGCACTAGGTTGGGTTGCTATGACGTGTATCGCAACTTTCTACTATTTCATTCCACAGTTATATAAAAAAGAACTCTACTCATTTGGTCTAGTTAAGGTGCATTTTGTGCTAGCTCATTTAGGTATAACCTTCTATGTCGTTGCTCTTTGGATTGGTGGTATAGGTCAAGGTATTAAATCGTTAAGCCTCACTGATTCGGGTTCACTCACTTATACGTTTGTTGATATCTTACGGTTTATTGAACCTTATATGCTAGGGCGTGCAATTGGTGGTGCTCTGTTTATCTCCGGTATGTTGGTAATGATTTACAACCTAATCATGACTATAAATAATCCACAAAAAGCAATGATTAAAGGAGGTTGTTAA
- a CDS encoding cbb3-type cytochrome c oxidase subunit II, translating into MENSISKSVKAFITITTVVVLFSFFVWVFPGFFFTNDLKEITTAKPYTALELAGRDVYMAEGCVGCHTQMVRNLEPERKRYGRPNKMEDDVYEFTFLWSSQRTGPDLTNIGLKYTEGWHKQHLINPQAVVPASIMPQYPWLFEKEINGSHVVASMKAMKKLGVPYTDTQIENSVNKVEGKTRGDALIAYLMSLGVDTQEKAGDLN; encoded by the coding sequence ATGGAAAATTCAATATCTAAATCTGTAAAAGCATTTATTACTATCACGACAGTCGTTGTTTTATTTTCATTCTTTGTGTGGGTTTTTCCAGGATTTTTCTTCACAAATGACCTTAAGGAAATCACAACGGCCAAACCATATACCGCCTTAGAATTAGCTGGGCGAGATGTTTATATGGCAGAAGGTTGTGTGGGGTGTCATACCCAGATGGTTAGAAACTTGGAGCCGGAAAGAAAAAGATATGGTCGTCCTAATAAAATGGAAGATGATGTTTATGAGTTTACCTTTTTGTGGAGCTCACAAAGAACAGGGCCAGACTTAACTAATATTGGTTTGAAATACACTGAAGGCTGGCACAAGCAGCATCTAATAAACCCTCAAGCAGTTGTACCTGCTTCAATCATGCCTCAATATCCGTGGCTTTTTGAAAAAGAGATTAACGGTAGTCATGTTGTTGCTTCAATGAAAGCGATGAAAAAACTAGGCGTTCCATATACAGACACTCAAATTGAAAACTCAGTAAACAAAGTTGAGGGTAAAACGAGAGGCGATGCACTTATTGCTTACTTAATGAGCCTCGGTGTGGATACACAGGAAAAAGCTGGAGATTTAAATTAA
- the ccoP gene encoding cytochrome-c oxidase, cbb3-type subunit III, which translates to MESTKILSSVLSIIFFFIMVAVIYSQFKKNKTADSNKTIEHFDGIDEKDAPIPKVFFAAYLIAFIGAIVYVLLYPSLASWKGFVGWTQADDAYVAKSVDINNDINGAINAHTDEETFTLLQKEPLVIQEGKAIFGDNCSACHGLDATGQHNYPNLVDKDWLYGGSPQDIYTTIYNGRHGKMPAWKEVLNGDDIDELTQYVSQLNKGPFESNDLFDANCSSCHGKDAQGTHGIGAPNLTNNIWLHGSTKDDIKRVIENGMSNTMPAFSERLTRNQMLSLTSYILSLQNEPQENIGLMQAKTYIFSRNEKPLPAVLATCVGCHGADGLGGVPGTPKLAGLKEAYIYNQLNLFVSGLRQNTTMQGMTANLSVEDKLLAASYFSSLDSPDISEIFPDKSAEGLIKDPTERLIFQGDWQRALPACATCHGQKTEGNPSFPRLAGQSSDYLEKQLFDWRTGVRSGDQGQMMQNVVRKLTDDEIKSLSKYLSKIK; encoded by the coding sequence ATGGAATCCACAAAAATATTATCTAGCGTACTATCGATTATCTTCTTTTTTATCATGGTCGCAGTTATCTATTCGCAGTTTAAAAAAAACAAAACTGCAGATAGTAATAAAACAATAGAGCACTTTGATGGGATAGATGAAAAAGATGCTCCTATTCCTAAAGTTTTCTTTGCGGCCTATCTTATTGCATTTATAGGCGCCATTGTTTATGTCCTTCTATATCCAAGCTTGGCTTCCTGGAAAGGTTTTGTCGGCTGGACACAGGCCGATGACGCTTATGTAGCGAAATCAGTTGATATTAACAATGATATTAATGGCGCAATCAATGCTCATACTGATGAGGAAACATTCACGCTTTTACAAAAAGAGCCTCTTGTTATACAAGAGGGTAAAGCAATATTTGGAGATAACTGTTCTGCTTGTCACGGTCTGGATGCAACAGGGCAGCATAACTATCCAAACTTAGTGGATAAAGACTGGTTATACGGCGGTTCACCTCAAGATATCTATACGACTATATATAATGGCCGTCACGGTAAAATGCCTGCTTGGAAAGAGGTATTGAACGGTGACGATATAGATGAACTTACGCAGTATGTTTCTCAGCTAAATAAAGGACCATTTGAAAGTAATGATCTTTTTGATGCTAATTGCTCATCATGTCACGGAAAAGATGCCCAAGGGACACATGGCATAGGTGCACCAAACTTAACGAATAATATCTGGCTTCATGGTTCAACCAAAGATGATATTAAGCGAGTTATTGAGAATGGCATGAGCAACACTATGCCTGCTTTTTCTGAGCGACTTACTAGAAATCAAATGTTGTCTTTAACCTCTTATATTCTCTCCCTACAAAATGAACCACAAGAAAATATCGGGCTTATGCAAGCGAAAACATATATTTTTTCTAGAAATGAAAAACCATTGCCCGCAGTGTTAGCCACTTGTGTGGGCTGTCATGGTGCAGATGGTCTTGGCGGTGTACCTGGGACGCCTAAACTAGCCGGTTTGAAAGAAGCTTATATCTATAATCAATTGAACTTGTTTGTATCAGGTTTAAGACAAAATACGACGATGCAAGGCATGACTGCAAACTTAAGTGTTGAAGATAAGTTGCTTGCTGCCAGCTATTTCAGCTCGCTAGATTCACCAGATATAAGTGAGATTTTCCCAGATAAATCTGCAGAAGGGCTGATTAAAGATCCTACTGAACGCCTAATATTCCAAGGTGATTGGCAACGAGCGCTCCCAGCTTGCGCTACTTGTCATGGTCAAAAAACGGAAGGTAACCCATCATTTCCAAGGTTGGCAGGTCAATCTTCTGACTATTTAGAGAAGCAATTATTTGACTGGAGAACGGGTGTTAGATCTGGTGATCAAGGTCAAATGATGCAAAACGTGGTTAGAAAGCTGACAGATGATGAAATTAAATCCCTTTCGAAATATTTATCAAAAATTAAATAA
- a CDS encoding molybdopterin-dependent oxidoreductase, with product MKMNKLRREIIKAGGYVALAAAPLTAFSKEFMKDGKMYSDGEGVSYAAGPKPVLSTFPQKDDLVIVHTRPPHLETPFNVFNEGLITPNNRFFVRYHLADLPVAIDTDKYTITISGAVDEEVTLSLAELKSIEGQQEIVAVQQCTGNSRGYSSPRVFGAQLSNGAMGNAKFKGVPLKNVLAKAGISSAAKSVIIDGLDKPVRDTTPDFKKSLPIDHIMTGEPMLVWEMNGEPLPFLNGFPVKLIVPGWYATYWVKHVSHLKVIEDKFDNFDAFFMTTAYRLPDNDSKSELPNERAKTTLPVNRFPIRSFVTSLENGDEVNASSSIEIKGIAFDSGSGIKKVEMSVDGGKKWMQATLGEDLGRFSFRGWKLSHNFSEKGRTLVMVRATGKSGETQPVNATWNHGGYNRNAIERTSIKVV from the coding sequence ATGAAAATGAATAAGTTAAGAAGGGAAATCATTAAAGCTGGGGGCTATGTCGCACTAGCTGCTGCGCCATTGACTGCTTTTTCCAAAGAGTTTATGAAAGATGGGAAAATGTATTCGGATGGTGAAGGGGTGAGCTATGCTGCTGGCCCTAAGCCCGTACTAAGTACATTTCCTCAAAAAGATGATCTTGTGATTGTACATACTAGACCACCTCATCTTGAGACTCCTTTTAATGTATTTAATGAAGGGTTAATAACACCCAATAATCGTTTTTTTGTTCGTTATCACTTAGCTGACTTACCTGTTGCCATAGACACTGATAAATATACCATTACTATCTCTGGAGCTGTTGATGAGGAAGTTACGCTAAGTTTGGCTGAATTAAAGTCGATTGAAGGCCAGCAAGAAATCGTAGCGGTACAACAATGTACTGGTAATAGCCGAGGTTATTCATCACCACGTGTTTTTGGTGCACAATTAAGTAATGGCGCAATGGGTAATGCGAAGTTCAAAGGTGTGCCACTTAAAAATGTGTTAGCGAAAGCAGGTATTTCAAGTGCAGCGAAAAGTGTCATCATAGATGGTTTGGATAAGCCGGTACGAGACACGACACCAGATTTCAAAAAATCATTACCTATTGACCATATTATGACCGGCGAACCTATGTTGGTCTGGGAAATGAATGGTGAGCCCTTACCATTTTTAAATGGATTTCCAGTTAAATTAATCGTGCCTGGTTGGTATGCAACATACTGGGTTAAGCATGTATCACATCTCAAAGTCATAGAGGATAAGTTTGATAACTTTGATGCGTTCTTTATGACGACAGCATACCGTCTACCAGATAACGATTCGAAGAGTGAATTACCAAATGAAAGGGCGAAAACGACGTTACCTGTAAATCGTTTCCCAATAAGAAGTTTTGTTACTAGTTTAGAAAATGGTGATGAAGTTAACGCTTCAAGCAGTATTGAAATTAAGGGAATTGCTTTTGACAGTGGTAGTGGTATAAAAAAAGTCGAAATGTCAGTCGATGGTGGCAAAAAATGGATGCAAGCGACACTTGGAGAAGATCTTGGTCGCTTTTCCTTTAGAGGTTGGAAGTTAAGCCATAATTTCAGTGAAAAAGGAAGAACACTTGTGATGGTCAGAGCAACAGGTAAGAGCGGTGAAACACAACCTGTAAATGCAACTTGGAATCATGGTGGTTATAACCGTAATGCTATTGAACGTACAAGTATTAAGGTGGTTTAG
- a CDS encoding c-type cytochrome → MRFLLIILTLFSLTVKAEVVSISLPMDNTKLKPLALPGYGLAQSKCHLCHSVDYVMYQPPEMDLKEWTGEMYKMRNAYGAPISMDEAKFIAAYLSVAYGSAKETDEEIIALTKLANAKIIYHPDNLDVQSLLSDNDCLTCHKDSEALSIKEMRSKYEGTDNAVDRLGVAIKLGGLGMPKPPINRHESEAIAKFILDEGGNRSVPEISVISYHLLQMIKRMYIQSPIKGTEHLTLSAFYWQ, encoded by the coding sequence ATGCGGTTTTTACTTATTATATTAACGCTATTTTCATTGACTGTTAAAGCTGAAGTCGTATCAATTTCATTACCTATGGATAATACAAAACTTAAGCCATTGGCATTACCCGGGTATGGGCTTGCGCAATCTAAATGTCACCTTTGTCATTCAGTTGATTATGTCATGTATCAACCACCAGAAATGGATCTAAAAGAGTGGACTGGTGAGATGTATAAAATGCGAAACGCTTACGGTGCACCTATCAGTATGGATGAAGCTAAGTTTATTGCCGCTTATTTGTCAGTCGCTTATGGGTCTGCAAAAGAAACCGATGAAGAAATAATAGCCTTAACTAAACTCGCTAACGCCAAAATAATCTATCATCCGGATAACTTAGATGTGCAATCGCTATTATCTGATAATGATTGCTTAACTTGTCATAAAGATTCGGAAGCTCTTTCTATCAAAGAGATGCGGTCTAAATATGAAGGCACAGATAATGCTGTAGATAGATTGGGAGTCGCTATTAAGTTAGGGGGTCTTGGCATGCCTAAGCCACCTATAAACCGCCATGAATCAGAAGCTATTGCAAAATTTATTCTTGATGAGGGGGGAAATAGATCAGTTCCTGAAATCAGTGTAATTAGCTATCATTTATTGCAAATGATTAAACGTATGTACATCCAATCTCCCATAAAAGGCACTGAACATTTAACGCTCAGTGCCTTTTATTGGCAATGA
- the fliB gene encoding flagellin lysine-N-methylase, translated as MILFSPDAFMFERKESGLKNLLSTSPLWASKTYDNSIDLLLNEHLSWQQALLAIGLLINTADKVWGNEVDADQLDIRLEQLMLLAEKGVLQEQYKTLAYADKHQVQAFATIHGMFIDVHPRRDGERFKTVNDAISTLLNDDKTVDIDKINHAWNTIASPALEEHGDIFKRYILYYIYHEYFPLTLGDAPQSAFRLLVLDCFMLRCYLAVIAHKNNGLSESDIHLCFQVYHVVRQHKPTFIKGATAMMEKFNFSSVAGIISLLKTGV; from the coding sequence CTGATCCTATTTAGTCCCGATGCCTTTATGTTTGAACGTAAAGAGAGTGGTTTAAAGAACCTTTTAAGTACAAGTCCTCTTTGGGCCAGTAAAACTTACGATAACAGCATCGATCTGTTACTCAATGAGCACCTTAGTTGGCAGCAAGCTCTGCTTGCGATCGGTTTATTAATTAATACTGCCGATAAGGTCTGGGGAAATGAGGTTGACGCGGATCAGTTAGATATTCGTTTAGAGCAACTGATGTTGTTGGCAGAGAAAGGTGTACTGCAAGAGCAATATAAAACCTTAGCATATGCTGATAAGCATCAGGTGCAAGCTTTCGCAACCATTCATGGTATGTTTATCGATGTACATCCAAGGCGTGATGGTGAAAGATTTAAGACCGTTAATGATGCTATCAGTACCTTGCTTAATGACGACAAAACCGTGGATATCGATAAGATAAACCATGCATGGAATACCATCGCATCACCTGCGTTAGAGGAGCATGGCGATATCTTTAAACGCTATATTCTCTACTATATTTACCATGAATATTTTCCGCTTACCTTAGGTGACGCACCTCAGTCTGCGTTTAGATTACTGGTATTGGACTGCTTTATGTTGCGCTGCTATTTAGCTGTGATTGCCCATAAGAATAATGGCCTATCGGAGAGTGATATACACCTCTGCTTTCAAGTTTATCATGTGGTACGCCAGCATAAACCAACCTTCATTAAAGGCGCCACAGCCATGATGGAGAAGTTTAATTTTTCCAGCGTAGCAGGGATCATAAGCCTGTTAAAAACAGGGGTTTAA
- the fliB gene encoding flagellin lysine-N-methylase gives MASGIVTPKYVSDFSCIGPDCEDSCCIGWNIYIDKQSYKKTVAHRDLKTLAKTAMKKIKRSDDKWAIIRADSDGACPFLDVNRLCKIHSLAGEDTLSDTCKTYPEPA, from the coding sequence ATGGCTAGCGGAATTGTTACCCCTAAATATGTCAGTGATTTTAGCTGTATAGGCCCAGATTGTGAAGATAGCTGCTGTATCGGTTGGAATATCTATATTGATAAGCAAAGCTATAAAAAAACAGTGGCTCATCGAGATTTGAAAACATTGGCTAAAACAGCCATGAAAAAAATTAAACGAAGTGATGATAAGTGGGCGATAATTCGTGCCGATTCAGATGGGGCATGCCCTTTCCTCGATGTCAATCGACTGTGTAAAATCCACTCTTTAGCCGGTGAAGATACCCTAAGCGATACCTGTAAAACCTATCCAGAACCAGCTTAG
- a CDS encoding HvfC/BufC N-terminal domain-containing protein has protein sequence MNNLKQPSLQQIQQWMKTILTVRGSLREKLATAATPGNLHLEQIVKTQQSVSPYRRLDIYAAGYVMRLVECLKSEFSVLCAYMGDEFFETFAKAYIVTVPSENWSLYYLGEHFSDFLKNTQPQGLHAPEQAAFIALPAQIAQFERAYAEVLLAKGLENNTDIVASKMGYELAFLQGVIMLQTPPCLRLLKLDYPILELMNCVEKSEDYTLPQPEKSLLALTRVDYRVTTTELDDWQFSFLTHCSEAISVQKAVQMTAIACGISTSDLLAKLMIWLPIAQSSVFLVSL, from the coding sequence ATGAACAACTTGAAACAGCCTTCTCTACAGCAGATCCAGCAGTGGATGAAAACCATCCTCACGGTTCGCGGCAGCCTGCGAGAAAAATTAGCGACCGCAGCGACCCCGGGCAACCTGCACCTCGAACAAATAGTAAAAACCCAGCAAAGCGTATCGCCCTACCGGCGACTTGACATCTATGCCGCTGGATATGTGATGCGCTTGGTTGAGTGTTTAAAGTCCGAGTTTTCGGTACTGTGCGCCTATATGGGCGACGAGTTTTTTGAGACATTCGCCAAAGCTTATATTGTGACTGTGCCATCCGAGAACTGGAGCCTCTACTATCTGGGCGAGCACTTCAGTGACTTTCTAAAAAACACCCAGCCACAAGGCCTGCATGCCCCAGAGCAAGCAGCCTTTATCGCCTTGCCCGCGCAAATAGCTCAATTTGAACGGGCATATGCAGAAGTGTTATTGGCGAAAGGTTTGGAAAATAACACCGATATCGTCGCTTCAAAAATGGGATATGAACTGGCTTTTTTACAAGGGGTAATCATGTTGCAAACACCCCCCTGCCTTAGGCTTCTTAAGCTGGATTATCCGATCCTTGAGTTAATGAATTGCGTAGAAAAATCTGAGGACTATACCCTGCCGCAGCCAGAAAAGAGCCTGCTTGCACTAACCCGAGTCGATTACCGAGTAACCACAACTGAATTGGATGATTGGCAATTTTCGTTCTTAACCCACTGCAGCGAGGCTATATCCGTGCAAAAAGCCGTACAGATGACCGCGATAGCTTGCGGCATCAGCACTAGCGACCTACTGGCAAAACTGATGATCTGGCTGCCCATAGCCCAGAGCAGCGTATTTTTGGTTTCCTTGTAG
- the bufB gene encoding MNIO family bufferin maturase, translating into MSNHIKSMQSLSGEGSSTLGLRNLGFGVGLRPQHFPYLMKNDDPLVDWFEIISENFMDNHGYARHVLQHIRSKRPVVMHGVSMNIGSTDPLNWTYLHKLKELADVVQPEWISDHLCWTGFAGVNTHDLLPLPLNEESLMHVAGRVREIQDFLRRPLIIENPSTYLEFSQSELSEWEFLALLVEQTNCGLLLDVNNVYVSAHNHSFDATEYVRGLPHQNIVQLHVAGPTDVGDCLIDTHDQPVPTDVWRLYKLAQELTGGVATLLEWDANIPDYPELVAELDKAKAVLAGEAIQDVPIHRQSDDTPVLSTPVVF; encoded by the coding sequence TTGAGCAACCATATTAAATCAATGCAGAGCCTTTCAGGGGAAGGCTCTTCAACTCTTGGATTGAGAAATCTCGGTTTTGGCGTGGGTTTACGCCCACAGCATTTCCCCTATCTGATGAAAAATGACGATCCACTCGTTGATTGGTTTGAAATCATCAGCGAAAATTTTATGGATAATCATGGCTACGCACGTCATGTACTCCAACATATCCGTTCTAAACGTCCGGTGGTGATGCACGGTGTGTCAATGAACATCGGCAGTACTGATCCGCTCAATTGGACTTATCTACACAAGCTAAAAGAGTTGGCTGATGTTGTCCAACCCGAGTGGATATCCGATCACCTCTGCTGGACAGGATTTGCCGGGGTTAACACTCACGACCTGCTCCCCTTGCCACTTAACGAAGAAAGCCTGATGCATGTCGCTGGGCGCGTTAGAGAGATACAGGATTTTCTGCGTCGCCCGCTCATTATCGAAAACCCTTCTACCTATCTGGAATTTTCCCAAAGTGAATTGTCTGAATGGGAATTTTTAGCGTTACTCGTCGAACAAACCAACTGCGGGCTCTTGCTTGATGTGAATAACGTCTATGTCTCCGCCCATAATCACAGCTTTGACGCGACTGAGTATGTACGAGGACTGCCCCATCAAAATATCGTCCAGCTCCATGTTGCTGGCCCGACGGATGTCGGTGACTGCCTGATCGATACCCACGACCAACCGGTCCCCACCGACGTTTGGCGCTTATACAAGCTGGCGCAGGAGTTAACAGGCGGTGTCGCTACGTTGCTGGAATGGGACGCCAATATACCCGATTACCCGGAACTGGTTGCCGAACTGGATAAAGCGAAAGCGGTGCTGGCTGGAGAGGCTATTCAAGACGTGCCAATTCATAGGCAGTCCGATGACACGCCCGTCCTATCGACCCCTGTTGTTTTTTAG
- a CDS encoding ferritin-like domain-containing protein: protein MKTQITTDCENRSLDYLDADLACVQAIAQAAVNVELFTIPLYMTSLYSIKGTHQINSEGSTLYTGRWWPGTAPTAGKTLTTNQQVFNNVYSVFIEEMLHLQLAANMSSKLGFTPVFTSNALQTDNYGWHCYAKDNTTIPHILDFTDWKGRHPDLSTMTVELRAMNETQVELFLAIEETAALAATNLHNPDIPLPDGGSRPKYFEPAPFDWFTASMTENNLPLFGSIGHMYLCYWSYLEIKYDDGSTLLERLTNVQRDQFNNVPERPEAQYPGINGTLSSTDLLKCELINNIDAITDQGEGDAVVPNILEVWGHQPWATLYRQKSAEVATGMLGAVQSKYQPDPVALAADYPGYNDVGKPTEEMSGSAQARSDAANKDHYELFAEVKALLSHSDYMTWDTWHQQGNSWTSAMLGTNDAQNLPSTQDVAQALNNLISTEEIKASTYDTFSQSAVGTIKGITTQLNAYWRDRSVFFPGPAMGGSGDRVSICWAVTGEVPDLVTGIVSQDTKAMLYHACQGMDLTPDAVSDPDSCAAKLAYHSCKGSNECKTQGGCGFVQSASGGGSCSGTAAKGIKSAPADNLCSNLGGCAVPISASQLFPKQTDDCYEMQLYKFGGAPDFKATPISWLKLHARDMLPPVVKEVETMPYKVGDSVYDVAWKAYCTAAGLVKVKGNQLEHHRSIEMPTQPEPSDIRLALPPST, encoded by the coding sequence ATGAAAACCCAAATAACTACAGATTGTGAAAATCGCAGTCTGGATTATCTCGATGCCGATCTCGCCTGCGTGCAGGCCATCGCTCAGGCAGCGGTTAACGTGGAACTGTTTACCATTCCGCTCTATATGACCTCGCTATATTCGATAAAGGGAACCCACCAAATTAATAGCGAAGGCAGCACCTTATATACCGGCCGATGGTGGCCTGGAACAGCTCCAACTGCTGGCAAAACACTGACCACGAATCAACAAGTTTTCAATAATGTCTATAGCGTATTCATTGAAGAAATGCTGCATTTGCAACTCGCTGCAAATATGTCAAGCAAGTTGGGTTTCACCCCAGTTTTCACCAGCAATGCGCTGCAAACAGACAACTACGGCTGGCATTGTTATGCCAAAGACAACACCACTATTCCGCATATTCTAGATTTTACCGATTGGAAGGGCAGACACCCGGACCTCAGCACAATGACGGTCGAACTCAGAGCCATGAACGAGACCCAGGTAGAGCTATTTCTAGCCATCGAGGAAACCGCAGCCTTAGCCGCTACAAACTTGCATAATCCAGACATTCCCCTACCAGATGGTGGTTCGCGGCCTAAATACTTTGAACCGGCGCCCTTTGACTGGTTTACCGCCAGCATGACCGAAAATAACCTGCCGTTGTTTGGCTCCATCGGCCATATGTACCTGTGCTACTGGAGCTATCTGGAAATTAAATATGATGACGGCTCGACCCTGCTTGAGCGCTTGACCAACGTCCAGCGAGATCAGTTCAACAACGTGCCCGAAAGGCCCGAAGCGCAGTACCCGGGCATCAATGGGACGTTATCAAGCACTGACCTACTGAAGTGCGAACTAATCAATAACATCGATGCCATTACCGATCAAGGGGAAGGTGATGCCGTCGTGCCCAACATCCTTGAAGTCTGGGGGCATCAACCTTGGGCGACACTCTATAGACAAAAATCGGCAGAAGTCGCTACAGGCATGTTGGGGGCAGTACAATCTAAATACCAACCAGATCCAGTCGCTCTGGCAGCAGATTATCCTGGTTATAACGATGTCGGTAAGCCCACTGAAGAGATGTCCGGCAGTGCACAAGCCCGCAGCGACGCGGCAAACAAAGATCACTATGAGTTATTCGCTGAAGTAAAAGCACTCTTGTCGCATTCTGATTACATGACCTGGGATACCTGGCACCAACAAGGCAACAGCTGGACCTCTGCCATGCTCGGCACTAACGATGCACAAAACCTACCTTCCACTCAAGATGTTGCCCAGGCCCTTAATAATCTGATCTCAACTGAAGAAATTAAGGCAAGCACCTACGACACCTTCAGCCAATCGGCAGTAGGCACCATCAAAGGCATTACCACGCAACTTAATGCCTATTGGCGTGACCGCTCGGTATTTTTTCCAGGGCCTGCAATGGGTGGCTCCGGCGACCGGGTATCCATCTGCTGGGCCGTCACCGGCGAAGTCCCCGATCTGGTCACAGGTATTGTCTCACAGGACACCAAAGCCATGCTTTATCACGCCTGTCAGGGGATGGACTTGACCCCAGACGCAGTGAGTGATCCCGATAGCTGTGCCGCTAAACTGGCGTATCACAGCTGTAAAGGCTCTAACGAGTGTAAAACCCAGGGCGGTTGCGGCTTTGTACAAAGCGCCAGCGGCGGTGGCAGTTGCAGCGGTACGGCAGCAAAGGGAATTAAAAGCGCACCGGCGGATAACCTATGCAGTAATTTAGGGGGCTGTGCAGTGCCCATCTCGGCGTCGCAACTGTTTCCCAAACAGACTGACGACTGCTATGAAATGCAGCTCTATAAATTTGGCGGCGCGCCTGATTTCAAGGCGACACCAATAAGTTGGTTGAAATTACATGCCCGCGACATGCTACCGCCAGTCGTTAAAGAAGTAGAAACCATGCCCTACAAAGTTGGCGATTCTGTTTATGACGTGGCTTGGAAAGCCTATTGTACTGCTGCGGGACTGGTGAAAGTAAAAGGTAACCAACTTGAACACCACCGTTCAATTGAAATGCCCACTCAGCCAGAACCTAGTGACATTCGTCTGGCATTGCCACCATCTACCTAA